A genomic segment from Streptosporangium roseum DSM 43021 encodes:
- a CDS encoding carbohydrate ABC transporter permease, with product MADAVIPRSRAYAREERRRRLGPLSVLTHVTLVVWTILVAVPIVWTFLASVKSEDEIFGDAWSLPASLRFDNWARAWEQAHVGQYMINSILVVAGGTFGTMLFGSMAAYVLARYRFRGNRAVYLLFVSGLAFPVYLALTPLFFVVQNMGAIPVIGPFIGLNTHGGLILVYIAYSLPFTVFFLAAFFRTLPGAVAEAAFVDGASHTRVFFQIMLPMAKPGIISVTIFNVLGQWNQYQLPLVLLTSDKEKWVLTQGIADISTAAGYDADWSALFAALSMAILPMLIVYTLFQSQIQKGLTAGALK from the coding sequence GTGGCAGACGCGGTGATTCCCCGGAGCCGGGCCTACGCCCGTGAGGAGCGCAGGAGGCGGCTGGGACCCCTGTCGGTCCTGACGCACGTCACGCTGGTGGTGTGGACGATCCTGGTCGCGGTGCCGATCGTGTGGACGTTCCTGGCGTCGGTGAAGAGCGAGGACGAGATCTTCGGCGACGCCTGGTCGCTGCCGGCCTCCCTCCGCTTCGACAACTGGGCGCGGGCCTGGGAGCAGGCGCACGTGGGCCAGTACATGATCAACAGCATCCTCGTCGTGGCGGGCGGCACGTTCGGCACGATGCTGTTCGGCTCGATGGCCGCCTACGTGCTCGCCCGCTACCGGTTCCGCGGCAACCGGGCCGTCTACCTGCTGTTCGTCTCCGGCCTGGCGTTCCCGGTCTACCTGGCGCTGACCCCCCTGTTCTTCGTCGTGCAGAACATGGGCGCGATCCCGGTGATCGGCCCGTTCATCGGCCTCAACACCCACGGCGGGCTGATCCTGGTCTACATCGCCTACTCGCTGCCGTTCACCGTGTTCTTCCTCGCGGCCTTCTTCAGGACGCTGCCGGGGGCGGTGGCCGAGGCGGCCTTCGTGGACGGCGCCTCGCACACCCGGGTGTTCTTCCAGATCATGCTCCCGATGGCCAAGCCGGGCATCATCAGCGTGACCATCTTCAACGTGCTCGGCCAGTGGAACCAGTACCAGCTCCCGCTGGTCCTGCTCACCTCCGACAAGGAGAAATGGGTGCTCACGCAGGGCATCGCCGACATCTCCACCGCGGCGGGCTACGACGCGGACTGGTCGGCCCTGTTCGCCGCGCTCAGCATGGCCATCCTCCCGATGCTGATCGTCTACACGCTCTTCCAGAGCCAGATCCAGAAGGGGCTGACGGCGGGGGCGCTCAAGTAG
- a CDS encoding carbohydrate ABC transporter permease, with translation MNYGRMRFVTGFLAIPVALYAIYVIAPYAQAFYIAFTDWRGVNATPRLVGLENFQRLFDDNVFWKAVGHNLILLILMPLLTIGIALFFAFLLNAGGRGGTGGVWGSRFYRVVFFFPQVLAVAVVAVLFQQVFRPDRSGMLNAPLIALGFEPVGFLSDTGIALWAILGVLVWQAVGFYVVLFSAGISSIPRDMFEAAAIDGAGGVQLFLRVTLPLLWDTIQVGWVYLGIAALDVFAIVWVMTAEHGGPDHSTTVMAAEIYRNAFQYFKFGYASAMGVVLFFFTIGFAALALRLSRRERIEF, from the coding sequence GTGAACTACGGCAGGATGCGGTTCGTCACCGGGTTCCTCGCGATCCCGGTGGCGCTCTATGCGATCTACGTGATCGCCCCCTACGCGCAGGCCTTCTACATCGCGTTCACCGACTGGCGCGGGGTGAACGCGACTCCGCGGCTCGTGGGCCTGGAGAACTTCCAGAGGCTTTTCGACGACAACGTCTTCTGGAAGGCGGTGGGGCACAACCTCATCCTGCTGATCCTGATGCCGCTGCTGACCATCGGCATCGCGCTCTTCTTCGCCTTCCTGCTCAACGCGGGCGGGCGGGGCGGCACAGGGGGCGTCTGGGGGTCGAGGTTCTACCGGGTGGTGTTCTTCTTCCCCCAGGTGCTGGCCGTCGCCGTGGTCGCCGTCCTGTTCCAGCAGGTCTTCCGGCCCGACCGGAGCGGCATGCTCAACGCGCCGCTGATCGCCCTCGGCTTCGAGCCGGTGGGCTTCCTGTCCGACACCGGCATCGCGCTCTGGGCGATCCTCGGCGTGCTGGTCTGGCAGGCGGTCGGCTTCTACGTGGTGCTCTTCTCGGCGGGCATCTCCTCCATCCCGCGCGACATGTTCGAGGCGGCCGCGATCGACGGCGCCGGAGGGGTGCAGCTCTTCCTGCGGGTCACGCTGCCCCTGCTCTGGGACACCATCCAGGTCGGCTGGGTCTATCTCGGCATCGCCGCGCTCGACGTCTTCGCCATCGTGTGGGTCATGACGGCCGAGCACGGCGGGCCCGACCACTCCACGACCGTGATGGCGGCGGAGATCTACCGCAACGCCTTCCAGTACTTCAAGTTCGGCTACGCCTCCGCGATGGGCGTGGTGCTGTTCTTCTTCACCATCGGGTTCGCGGCGCTGGCCCTGCGCCTGTCGCGGCGTGAGCGAATCGAGTTCTAG